The following proteins come from a genomic window of Falco peregrinus isolate bFalPer1 chromosome 16, bFalPer1.pri, whole genome shotgun sequence:
- the CR1L gene encoding complement component receptor 1-like protein, with the protein MGSGRRRSPLPALLVLLVLLVLLVLPPAAWSDCGPLPTISHAEPPEDSKHQGSFSVGSRITYSCHRGYIKRPLLSDTIQCLTNSQWSNLPEFCGRSCLSPPRVHFARISQEDEIKNFYAVNVTVKYNCRPGYENTTAQLPTSMCLDDLSWSEVPELCRRKSCGIPENPEYGKVITSDHLFGARAEVVCNRGYTLKGASRIIRCSIRGSEVGWSQLPTCQAISCSPPPAIRNGTHNSSGTEEFTYNSVVMYTCEPGLQLVGNETLHCTTENQVDGVWSGSPPECRVSTTAATNQTKPSEEKIGGNPYWLVSILIPSCIVLLVALGILAGIIMRCNDNKIQSYDMGLQKHEMKGRDPPTHPKGPDDEKQPLPWHSYFCHTTSCHVCPTCEEQLHAALAPHAEPPHRGCAACEDWLSAQPGTPRTYSVPSIGGRDSQSPAGTSSPAQAAEVLGGDGTGEAVSEWSKVEQPSNRERGTQHRTSVMLLHSSHHICPICENWLRAHLGQCDSATPGGRPGGPRRQDESPWGPVCPPCTDRLHISLVHSDRASCPVCPLAGEGTLAHLVSHCTPSCHVCPVCAVPTHAHLCQPQHPAPNAQGLLTLSCQGPGRRALPRAAGGSGGSPQPSTSRLFCSFPVVKRRRSLPSNGGSGPGSPAPPRQRRHQRSGGWPGPCPPRKGPCCGSGLHLASAPASAPAPAPGPAPGAAMTLLWLCAVLLALPGAWGECGQPPRFAFAEPPVPLEPPYAVGATLRYSCRPGYTMARGKSPVVTCGPNSLWSWDPDFCIGKSCGPPDIMNGKFDYTTDLLFGAMITFTCNSGYRLVGASSAQCVLDGNEVSWSSIPHCDIIPCLPPPEIKNGQLTDGDRDFTFGMVVTYRCNQGFSLIGNETIHCTTNDNLNGIWSSPAPECKVVKCKNPEVKNGKRLSGFGTEHTYKNTVVFECNPGHVLNGSNIVTCEADSTWKPPLPTCDPVCGPAPHFSFAELTSIVGDSSLAGTELRYQCKPGYDTASGKSSVVTCLSNGTWSAEPDFCIRQQCTHLTLANGAVIAANFLFETVVTFICEPGYELKGSSSAKCVVSGNGVDWDTAPPRCEIRSTTHPPLPTFPSILCEEPPTIDNGMHNGTKGTRFVHGSVVVYECKDGFTLAGPASIHCKADQQYPGVWSKPTPECRGDLPPVPSLAASSLSPLLPTFPSILCEEPPTIDNGMHNGTKGTRFVHGSVVVYKCKDGFTLAGPASVHCKADQQYPGVWSKPTPECRGGANMIIAGIFPLLLAMLIMNL; encoded by the exons ATGGGCTCCGggcgccgccgctcgcccctgcccgcgctgctggtgctgctggtgctgctggtgctgctggtgctgccgcCCGCGGCGTGGA GTGACTGTGGGCCGTTGCCAACCATAAGCCACGCGGAGCCCCCAGAGGACTCTAAGCATCAGGGAAGCTTCAGCGTCGGCTCCAGAATAACGTACAGTTGCCATAGGGGTTACATTAAACGCCCCTTGCTGTCAGATACGATACAGTGCCTTACAAACTCCCAGTGGTCCAACCTCCCGGAGTTCTGTGGCC GTAGCTGTCTCAGCCCACCACGTGTGCACTTCGCTAGAATATCGCAAGAAGatgaaataaagaatttttatgCTGTTAACGTCACCGTGAAATATAATTGTCGCCCAGGCTACGAGAATACCACGGCCCAGCTCCCCACCAGCATGTGTCTCGATGATTTAAGCTGGTCAGAAGTTCCCGAGCTGTGTCGGA GGAAATCTTGTGGTATTCCAGAAAATCCAGAATATGGCAAAGTTATTACAAGTGATCACCTGTTCGGTGCAAGGGCAGAGGTGGTCTGTAACCGTGG GTACACGTTGAAGGGAGCGTCACGGATCATCCGTTGTTCCATAAGGGGAAGTGAAGTGGGCTGGAGCCAGCTTCCCACTTGTCAGG CTATTTCTTGTTCTCCACCTCCAGCTATTCGCAATGGGACGCATAACAGCAGCGGTACAGAGGAGTTCACGTACAACTCGGTGGTGATGTACACGTGTGAGCCTGGGCTCCAGCTTGTGGGAAATGAAACTCTTCATTGTACAACAGAAAACCAGGTCGATGGCGTCTGGAGCGGGTCTCCTCCCGAATGCAGGG TTAGCACTACAGCAGCgacaaaccaaactaaaccctCGGAAGAGAAGATAGGAGGGAATCCTTACTGGCTAG tGAGTATCCTCATCCCAAGTTGCATTG TTCTCCTAGTAGCCCTTGGAATTCTAGCTGGGATCATCATGAGGTGCAACGACAATAAAATCCA GTCTTACGATATGGGTTTACAAAAGCACGAGATGAAGGGAAGGGATCCACCAACACATCCAAAAGGACCAGATGATGAGAAGCAGCCCTTGCCGTGGCATTCCTATTTTTG CCACACAACGAGTTGCCACGTGTGTCCCACCTGCGAGGAGCAGCTGCACGCCGCCCTGGCCCCCCACGCCGAGCCCCCGCACCGCGGCTGTGCCGCCTGCGAGGACTGGCTGAGCGCCCAGCCCGGCACGCCGCGCACCTACTCGGTCCCCAGCATCGGCGGCAGGGACAGCCAGAGCCCAGCGGGCACGAG ctctcctgcccaggctgcagaggtgctggggggtgaCGGCACAGGAGAAGCTGTTTCGGAGTGGAGCAAGGTGGAGCAGCCCTCGAACCGTGAAAG AGGGACTCAACATAGGACCTCAGTGATGCTTCTCCACAGCAGCCACCACATCTGCCCCATCTGTGAGAACTGGCTGCGCGCCCACCTTGGCCAGTGTGACAGTGCAACACctggggggcggccgggggggccCCGCCGGCAGGACGAGAG CCCATGGGGTCCCGTCTGCCCCCCCTGCACCGACCGGCTGCACATCTCCCTTGTCCACAGCGACAGGGCGAGCTGCCCCGTGTGTCCCCTGGCCGGCGAGGGGACCCTGGCTCACCTTGTCTCCCACTGCACCCCCAGCTGCCACGTCTGCCCCGTCTGCGCGGTGCCCACCCACGCACAcctgtgccagccccagcacccagcacccaacG CTCAGGGGTTATTAACCCTTTCGTGCCAGGGGCCGGGCCGGAGAGCTTTACCCCGCGCtgccggggggagcggggggagcccccagcccagcaccagccgcCTCTTTTGCTCTTTCCCTGTTGTCAAGCGGCGTCGTTCCTTACCCAGTAACGGAGGGAGCGGCCCCGGGAGCCCAGCCCCACCGCGGCAGCGGAGGCATCAAAGAAGCGGGGGCTGGcccggcccctgcccgccccggaAAGGGCCGTGCTGCGGCTCAGGGCTGCATCTGGCATCCGCGCCGGCGTCCGCACCCGCACCCGCACCGGGACCCGCACCGGGCGCAGCCATGACGCTGCTCTGGCTCTGCGCGGTGCTGCTGGCGCTGCCTGGCGCCTGGG GTGAGTGTGGGCAGCCACCCCGGTTTGCCTTCGCGGAGCCCCCCGTGCCCCTGGAGCCGCCCTACGCCGTCGGGGCCACGCTGAGGTACAGCTGCCGCCCGGGGTACACGATGGCCAGGGGCAAGTCCCCCGTGGTCACCTGTGGCCCCAACTCCCTCTGGTCATGGGACCCTGACTTCTGCATCG GAAAGTCATGTGGTCCACCGGACATCATGAACGGCAAATTTGACTACACGACCGACCTCTTGTTCGGGGCGATGATAACCTTCACCTGTAACTCAGG gtACCGATTAGTTGGGGCATCATCTGCGCAATGTGTACTTGACGGCAATGAAGTTTCTTGGAGCAGCATTCCACACTGTGACA TTATTCCCTGTTTACCACCTCCTGAGATCAAGAATGGGCAGCTCACCGATGGGGACAGAGATTTCACCTTTGGCATGGTTGTAACCTACAGATGTAACCAGGGTTTTTCTCTTATTGGAAATGAGACAATTCACTGTACGACAAATGATAACCTTAATGGAATATGGAGCAGTCCAGCCCCTGAATGCAAAG TGGTCAAATGTAAAAATCCAGAagtgaaaaatgggaaaaggttATCCGGCTTTGGCACTGAGCACACGTACAAAAATACGGTGGTCTTTGAGTGTAATCCTGGTCATGTATTAAATGGTAGCAATATAGTGACTTGTGAAGCAGACAGTACCTGGAAGCCACCTCTGCCAACATGTGACCCAG TGTGTGGTCCTGCTCCACACTTCTCTTTCGCTGAGTTAACAAGTATTGTGGGTGACAGCTCTCTTGCTGGAACTGAATTGAGATATCAGTGTAAACCGGGTTATGACACGGCAAGTGGAAAGTCATCTGTTGTCACTTGTCTGAGTAATGGAACTTGGTCTGCAGAGCCAGACTTCTGTATAC GACAGCAATGCACTCATCTCACATTAGCAAACGGGGCTGTGATTGCAGCCAATTTCCTGTTTGAGACCGTTGTGACATTCATATGTGAGCCTGG GTATGAATTAAAGGGGTCGTCTTCTGCCAAATGTGTGGTATCCGGGAACGGAGTTGATTGGGATACAGCACCTCCTCGCTGTGaaa TTAGGAGCACTACTCATCCACCCTTGCCGACATTCCCCAGCATTCTCTGTGAAGAGCCCCCCACAATTGACAACGGGATGCACAATGGCACGAAGGGCACACGCTTTGTCCATGGCTCAGTGGTAGTCTATGAATGCAAGGATGGCTTCACCCTTGCTGGACCAGCTTCTATTCACTGTAAAGCAGATCAGCAATACCCTGGAGTCTGGAGCAAACCTACCCCTGAATGCAGAGGTGACTTACCTCCTGTGCCTAGTCTTGCTGCCTCCTCTCTGTCTCCACTCTTGCCGACATTCCCCAGCATTCTCTGTGAAGAGCCCCCCACAATTGACAACGGGATGCACAATGGCACGAAGGGCACACGCTTTGTCCATGGCTCAGTGGTAGTCTATAAATGCAAGGATGGCTTCACCCTGGCTGGACCAGCTTCTGTTCACTGTAAAGCAGATCAGCAGTACCCTGGAGTCTGGAGCAAACCTACCCCTGAATGCAGAG GTGGAGCGAACATGATCATTGCTG GAatcttccccctcctcctggcAATGCTGATTATGAACCTCTAG